The Gadus macrocephalus chromosome 21, ASM3116895v1 genome has a segment encoding these proteins:
- the calm1b gene encoding calmodulin-1b has product MADQLTEEQIAEFKEAFSLFDKDGDGTITTKELGTVMRSLGQNPTEAELQDMINEVDADGNGTIDFPEFLTMMARKMKDTDSEEEIREAFRVFDKDGNGYISAAELRHVMTNLGEKLTDEEVDEMIREADIDGDGQVNYEEFVQMMTAK; this is encoded by the exons ATG GCTGACCAACTAACAGAAGAGCAGATCGCAG AGTTCAAGGAGGCGTTCTCCTTATTCGACAAGGACGGCGAcggcaccatcaccaccaaagAGCTCGGTACCGTGATGAGGTCTTTGGGCCAGAACCCCACAGAGGCGGAGCTCCAGGACATGATCAACGAGGTGGACGCCGATG GTAACGGAACCATCGACTTCCCCGAGTTTTTGACCATGATGGCCAGAAAAATGAAGGACacagacagtgaggaggagatcCGCGAGGCTTTCCGGGTATTCGACAAG GACGGAAACGGCTACATCAGTGCTGCAGAGCTCCGCCACGTCATGACAAACCTGGGAGAGAAGCTGACGGATGAGGAGGTGGACGAGATGATCAGAGAAGCAGACATTGACGGAGACGGACAGGTCAACTATGAAG AGTTTGTACAGATGATGACCGCAAAGTGA